The window AATCATTAATGGCTTCCACGTCAACAATTAGTATGATAAGATGGTTGGTAGAGAATGAAGATCAAACCGAATCGAATTCCTTAATGGCTTCCGATTCAACGATTGTCAGTACCATGACCATCTAATAGCATTATAGCAAGACGGTTGGTAGAGAAtgaaaagattaataaaaaatccaattatTAACACTTAATGCCTTCAAATCAACAATACCCATATAATTTAATGCATAGAAGAAGTCTACTTACTTCAAGAAAACGAGGGAGGGGCCCAAAGGAAGAAGAGAGTAAAGAGCGTCTGAATGAACCCTGACGCCGACAGCGTTTGGGAACCGACAGCTTCTCTCACAAAGAATTGGTGGGTGGGTCCGTCTATGCTGTAATCGAAAAGCAATACGCCCCATTGGCCACTTGccattttttcatattcaagGGAACCAAAAATGACTCCCACCTCCAGGCGAGGCTCCACCACTCGTCCTAACCCATCGACTATGGTATGCcaccattttctctttttctgcTCATTGTGGCTTCATGGTTATACATCTATTCATCTTTGATTCATTACCAGAAATCCCTTTTAAGGTTGGTGGAACGCATGTGAATGTTTGGTGGATCGATTGGACATGTGGATTGATTGGGTATGTTAGGTTTCTATGTTCCATCCGAAGTGTCCTTACCGATGCCATGAATAGAACAGTAGTTGCCTTATAAAATGAATAGCATCGTAAAACCTCAATGAACATTTCTGTATAATTTGCCTTGGATTTAGGGAAGATTTGGACTCGTATTATGGGTGAGAAGAGGAGGGGGAGGAAGTGGGTGGATTGGATTTTGAGTGTAAACAAGAATTTATGGGTCTGTTTGGGAAGAAatcaattctcaaaaaataattttttctgttCTCccaattttagaataaaagtttgGAAATTTGGACGTCTTCGATTTATTTTCCTGTTTccaaatgtttcttaaaaataacttttacctcgaaaaaattaaaatatgcttTTATAAAACATGGTATTTTCAgaataattctcaaaaacttattttgaaaatacttgaCTATCAAACATGTTAAAGATTCTTGAAAACAGTTCCAGACATAGCCTAAACTGCCATTTCTGTTCTCCCTTTAAGGTTGGGACTGGTGGGGACTAGAGGCTTCTTAGAATACAAAGTATGCTTAACATGACTCTCTGTGGGTTGATTCTAATGTCATACTTCCAGGAAGTTCAATATTTGAAATGATGGGAGGGCAAACTTACagtagaaatgaaagaaaaatgattatctGAATGAGTTCTCCATATGATTTTTGAGGTAGGCATGATAACATATATCATGtaaatttttagatatttatggagtgttttattttttatttgagatatCATTTGGGGAAGTCATGACATTAATAAAGGCATTCTATGCGTTGGTGCCTACTTGTTCATTATTAACATGGGAAAGAATTGGTTTTTAGTACATGATTTTGCAAGAGTAAGCAACACTATATATAGCTGCTGAATGGACTTTGATTCACTATTTCACCAAAtcttcaataataataataattgcatGGTGTATCATTGcccaaaggaaaagaaatttagAGAATCCATTTGAAAGGAGCATGAAGCCTATGATTTGTCCATTTTGATGGCTGctgttgtcattttttttcatcattaatGGAACATCTCAAATGATTTTGTGACTTGTTTCCTTGAATGAATTTGCAGTTGCAGTGTGGAAGGAGGTCTGCAATTTGAGCAGTTCTTTGGAGATGGAATTCTGGAGGTCCCTCAGTTCTAACAATGGATTAAAACACCGCCCTTTGAGTCTTCTCAGGATCTTAAGGGGACTGATATgtttagtgttttttctttcaactgcATTTATGTTTTTGGTGTATTTTGGACCTCTGGCTGCTGGCCTGATGCGGCTGTTTAGCATACGCTACAGTAGGAGAGCAACTTCTTTCATTTTTGGTCTTTGGCTAGCCTTGTGGCCCTTTCTATTTGAAAAGATAAACAAGactaaattcattttttctgGAGAAACTGTTCCTGAAGACCAGCGTGTTTTGCTTATTGCCAACCACAGAACAGAGGTTGATTGGATGTATTTCTGGAATCTTGCAATGCGGAAGGGTTGCTTGGGCTACatcaaatatattctaaagAGCAGTTTGATGAAATTACCTGTCCTTGGTTGGGGATTTCACCTTTTGGAGTTCATATCCGTGGAGAGGAAGTGGGAAGTTGATGAGCCAATTTTGCGCCAAAAACTGTCGACTTTTATTAATCCTGCAGATCCCTTGTGGCTTGCTGTCTTCCCCGAAGGAACTGATTTTACGTAATACTCTTTTCCTTTATGTTTCTTAAAATTCATGTGTATGCAGCTTTCTTTAGACAAGAAAGAGGACATTTCTTTTCGACATGAAATATTTTGAGACTAATTCATAGGCTGCATATTTGTAGATATCATCTTTCCTGATATGCTTTCTAGTTTCTACAGCCAATGATGATCCTGGACATGTTTTGGATTTGTCAATATCTAGTTTGTATGCAAGTTG is drawn from Vitis riparia cultivar Riparia Gloire de Montpellier isolate 1030 chromosome 18, EGFV_Vit.rip_1.0, whole genome shotgun sequence and contains these coding sequences:
- the LOC117905941 gene encoding probable 1-acyl-sn-glycerol-3-phosphate acyltransferase 4; protein product: MEFWRSLSSNNGLKHRPLSLLRILRGLICLVFFLSTAFMFLVYFGPLAAGLMRLFSIRYSRRATSFIFGLWLALWPFLFEKINKTKFIFSGETVPEDQRVLLIANHRTEVDWMYFWNLAMRKGCLGYIKYILKSSLMKLPVLGWGFHLLEFISVERKWEVDEPILRQKLSTFINPADPLWLAVFPEGTDFTEEKCKRSQKFAAENGLPVLNNVLLPKTRGFCACLEVLRGSLDAVYDVSIAYKHQCPNFLDVLFGVDPSEVHMHVRRIPVNEIPEAEGEAAAWLIHTFQIKDQLLSDFNNHGHFPNQGTEGEVSIMKCLANFSVVIALTGIFTFLTFFSSIWFKIHVSLVCAYIASTLFDIRPSSFLGLLNKASRKRNE